The Sphaerodactylus townsendi isolate TG3544 linkage group LG02, MPM_Stown_v2.3, whole genome shotgun sequence DNA segment GAGGTGGAGTGCAAGAAAGGAGAAATGTGTGTGTTCAAACACTGCGAAGAATGCCGAGAGGGTACAGCTGAAAGGATACTTTGGCATGCATGCAATCCAATTTTGGGAATGCTGATCGTCCAAGCGTTATGTAACGAGTGTTGCTTTCAGACTTTTGACCTAACCATGAGAACCAGAAGTTTGAATTCTGAAAAGGGCTAGCGGGCACATGAAAGACTAGAAACAAAATCCCTTGCTAGATTCTGTGTTGCCAAGGCTCACTTGAGAGTGTGGCCATGACCTTAACAGCTTTTGTTACTTCTAATGCAGCAAATCTGGAAAGCTGTGTCACAAATGGAGGAAGAAATTCACAACATAGAAGTGATGTTGCAACAACTGGAGAACGATGGCAGAAGAAAAAAGCGGAAGAGGCTGTTCGAAAACTCCTTTCGAAGTCGATACAGAAGACTTTGAGACGGGCAGTAAAAGCCAGACAGCGAGGCTTTTCCCAGTGTCATGGTAGATTCTTGAAACCCAAATCTCGGCCTCTCATCGAAGCTAAAGAGGAGCTGGAGTCCAGAAATATGAATTACTGCAGAGAAACCGTAGCTGCTCTGAAGGCATGCAGAGAGAGGACGAGGGAATTGCGTCTGGCACTTCAGGAGGCAAAGGGACCGCAAACACCCAGCGGTCCTGCGGGTCTtaatctagaagaagaaaatTGCAGGCTGGAGATCAAATTAAAAGCCCAAGATGAAGGCCTGAAGGTACAAATTGTTTATACGTCGTAATAAAACACAGATATCTGCGTGCCTTCTCTCCTGCTGACTGTTGAGACACGTCAGTGAGAGGAGGTGTTTTAGTCATAATCCTAATGGGGCTTTCAAGTttatcactgaggtgctgtgtgtgtgtgagagagagtgaagagccgtcaagtcacagccgacttaggGAGACctcgtaaggttttcaaggcaaaagactaacagaggGGGCTCcccgttgcctgcctctacacagcGACCCTGGAATTCCTCCATGGTTTCCCACCAGGAgtcccgtggcacagagtggtaaagtGCAGTACTGTAGTCACAACTCTGCCCACAATCAGAGTTCAATCCCagcggaagtcggtttcaggtagctggttccaGTTTTCACATCCTTCCAAAGTAGGTAAAAGAAGTACCCactttgctgggggtaaagtcagaggtgggatccagcagcttctcacaggttcctgagagtaggttactaattatttgtgtgtgccgagagggggttactaattggtgattttgccacgtgatttttgccttagttacgcccctcctctcagcagtagcgtgcagaacttgaagcagtctagcaggaggtgcgccggcatgcgtggcagcctgtgcctgcgtgcatttacGTTTTCCTGCCCATGGGCCATGAAGGCCGCTTGGCTTCAGTCTGCCTGCCACAAgcccttgcccaggaatgcccctgggcccctggaatgcccggccatcaCCCCATCAGGTtcacttcagccccattggcgctatgccacagtttgaatcccaccaccatgggaacctgttactaaaatttttggatcccaccactgggtaaagtgtagatgcctgggaaaggcagtggcaaaccaccctgtatatagtctgcctagtaaaccttGTGATGCAAGATCACCTCTGTAAGACCTCAGTCCCGGAATAAAGCAACCTGTAGATTTTAATCTATAGACTTTATTGGTGATCAAGGCATAACGAAAGATAGACGATTTCTTAGGACACATGGGAAGGGATAGATCTTAAAAGCCCACAGCCTTGGGCCCGCCCCCACCGGCCCAAGGTGTTGCAACTGCAACatggaaaacaaaggaaacaatacagtgattcaattacaaaacgtaaacacaaaaggcaggaaccaccACACCTAGGAGGGCCGTGGCCCTTCCTGGTTATCATTCTGGTgctaagggagggaggggggagtagaCGAgctggtgactagcccaaggccgaTGGCCCTGTGAATGGGGGGTGGGTTCACCTCCTCCAAACACCGGTCAGGGCCCGTCCTGACAACTTCATGGGTCAGTAACAACATGGTGCTTTCCAAGGGATGTACCCTTCCTTTCCcaccttcttagcttctgagactggTGAGatggagctagcctgggccaaccaggtTAGTGCAGTGAAAAACTAGGCAGTTGTTAAAGATGGGGGTCCAGGTTACTGGAACTAGATGTCAAGGAGGACAGGTAGCTCTTGCTGAAAATAGTCCGGAATCTCCTTCATTCTTCCCACtgaaacctaggctcattccgcacatgcagaataatgcactttcaaactgctttcagtgctctttgaagctgtgcagaatagcaaaatccacttgcaaacagttgtgaaagtggtttgaaaacacattattttgcgtgtgcggaaggggacctAGTGATGAAAAATGCACTGCCTTGACATTTCTTGGTTTCTCTGCCCTCTTCTATCTTGGCTGTTGCTAATGTAGTTGAGAAGCCAAATGCCTTGCCCCCGTGTTAACTTACCATTAGACAGCCTGAAGACACCAGAGatattggggctttccccactacagaagggagctaaggtcgactcggttcccttcagtggagggcgattccaggctgtccccacagcaactgagttggccccctggaaccgagctaagtgggcgggatcatcttggtgcctgcttTAAACCTCGATGCATTGATTGGCGCTTGTGCTCACGGCGgaaaacgggagcgttctttttttttacagtttacagttacatgcgcttcctacccaccacgactctcccgttctgcgcatgccacaaaagcggctcatgattggttgaatggatgaggtgtcgtttcgatgcttccccaccgAGCTTCGAAGCGGGTATGGACCCAAGTGTTCCGGCAAGAAAAGAGTGTAGTTCATAACCATCTGACAAGGATACTGTCATGAAgttctgggggggcgggggggactgagacaaaacaatgttgagctcagtggcagtggggattcactgaggcgaacctaagtagaaaccagtacaactctgtcagtgcggaaagccccatagagtgAAAGAGTTGTAGAACTGCTGGTTttcagccgccgccgccaccgttTTCATATATCTCTACAAGTGTGTACTGTTTCTCGTATCCCTCAATCCACATTACTTGGTTCTCAGCTAACAAACAGGGGAAGATTGAACTTATTGGATGCCAGGTGGGGGCGTCACTACTTCATTTCACACACTGTTGACAGTGACAGCATGTCTGGGTGCTTAAAAACGGAACCAGTACCGGAAGCTTCCTGTAATGGGTAGAGGTGGCATCCCCATACAGCGTGCGCCATTTTGGAAAGGGTGCTGAGGAGAATCTGTGGTGACTGCAAGTTGCTTTCTAGGTAAAAGGTGTACAGAAGTAATTAGCATAAGGTTTAAGCGCTTCAGTATCCTTTCTAGGCAACACTCAGCGCTGGTGTTGCAGCATCAAGAACTGGGTGGGATCTACATTATCACTGCTCTTTCCAGTACATATATTAAATTGCTCTTTTAAAAAGCTTCTCAGTCTGAAAAACAGGGTTGCCAAAACCATCTTCCAGGTTCTGAGCCACTGCAGTTTAGGACAAGCTGTCGCCAatagccaggggcgtaatgcccattgggcagggtgggcagctgcccagggcaccaccttgtggggggcatcaaaatgcagggttcgttttggggtattttagtggttttccatttttggcctgcatgggtagcccccatctccttagcaaagaatgggggatggggcaccccctttgagggtccataactttggacccccctaaaccaaaatccTTCGTGTAACCAAATCTtagggtcccataaggacagtttccacatgataccctgaaatgttggtgctgatacatccaaaaatgcatcccctgcagtaacatcccagaaatttgcccaagaatcttctgcattgagttttctgcattattgtcaatgggggttgcaggctgggggggggggggcatttctgaaggcacagtctcaaatctCTTTCAGGGTCTCGATCCTTGAAAAGGACGTTTGAaggccctaatgatactccccaggtttggtgcagtttggttcaggggggccaaagttatggaccctcaaaactgtagcccccatctcctattaactcccattggaaacaatgggggataggggcaccccctttgggagtccataactttggactccttgaaccaaacctcaccaaacttggggagtagcataaggacagtctcctgatgatacgctgaaattttggtgctgatatgtcgaaaaatgcaccccctgcaggcaccaatgtcctggtgcaaaaataaattggtcgtagtggagtggccacccatgggggcgggggggcatccaactcagattttgcctagagctacagtttgccttgttacacccttGCCAATAGCAAAAGCACATGGATTCCACTGGTGTCTCTGTTTGTCGCGGATGATGCCAACTTCGGGCGGCTTGACCATTCAGATAACGGCCTGTGCTTGTTCCAAGGCTCTGAAGCTGATAATCCAAGGACAGGAAACAGCAGCAAATGAAGCAAAGCAAAACCTTCTGGAAAAGGAGAGGCGAATAGCGGTGCTGGAAATGGAGCTCAAAGTGAGAGCCTCCAGGAGTGAAGTTGTCCGACTTCGAGCTGCGTTGGAGGAGAAAGAGACTGTCCTAACTAATACGCTAACGGAGAACCAGACTCTCAAGGTATGTGTGACCTGGTTAATAAAGCTGCCTTCCTATTTCCCATTATGGACAGGCGACCAGCattctcaaagaagaagaagagtttggatttatatcccccctttctctcctgcaggagactcaaaggggcttt contains these protein-coding regions:
- the LOC125427167 gene encoding centromere-associated protein E-like, whose translation is MNYCRETVAALKACRERTRELRLALQEAKGPQTPSGPAGLNLEEENCRLEIKLKAQDEGLKALKLIIQGQETAANEAKQNLLEKERRIAVLEMELKVRASRSEVVRLRAALEEKETVLTNTLTENQTLKAQLNKGAELYKEEIEDLKTQLAKADMAQIKESKRFGWELANAKALVEQRDEQLRKVKEELRSVQLEQDVTVVHGQDVPQPPLPITCGGGSGIVQSTQMLVLNAERAKLAREVGRLKTENELLLT